Proteins encoded by one window of Musa acuminata AAA Group cultivar baxijiao chromosome BXJ2-9, Cavendish_Baxijiao_AAA, whole genome shotgun sequence:
- the LOC135586692 gene encoding transcription factor bHLH112-like, with amino-acid sequence MAEDFHTGICSEGCWWNPKRRASFDAQASTCSTAAAEIGGRAFSWASCGEAAGSAGGSSMISQETHEVQHSDVCPSLIIDSTMPNFSLSSSSMSWTKSLLNSVRPEGSFHAMLQEDPGSRPCTRQHPPVDSNQVHTGAESSIANPFSDIDHTCFLDHHHHHHHFSSGKEFSDVGVASYHFPASYGYSSVMSQDESGIHDSGVMNRYQSPLVAYQGSSNELRQPSWAKFSQLLKSPLSKQQSQFTNNTLFWNASAAASVGDVKSILCSPTPSQFVMQPQTTCGNLAACRISPGGVQDSCSSSTKKTGSEPAVKKPRIETPSPLPTFKVRKEKLGDRITALQQLVSPFGKTDTASVLQEAIEYIKFLHDQVGVLSSPYLKDGHPMQHQISSKSKDCDETKQDLRSRGLCLVPITSTYLVASETTADFWHPTFGGSFR; translated from the exons atggcagaaGATTTCCACACAGGGATATGCAGCGAAGGTTGCTGGTGGAACCCTAAAAGGAGGGCGAGCTTTGACGCGCAGGCATCCACGTGCTCAACTGCAGCAGCTGAGATCGGAGGAAGAGCCTTTAGCTGGGCATCCTGCGGTGAGGCAGCAGGATCGGCCGGTGGCAGCTCGATGATCTCTCAAGAAACTCATGAGGTCCAACACTCTGACGTTTGCCCCTCGTTGATAATCGATTCAACTATGCCAAACTTCAGCCTCTCGTCTTCCTCCATGAGTTGGACTAAATCCTTACT GAATAGTGTAAGACCTGAAGGCAGTTTCCATGCCATGCTCCAAGAGGATCCTGGTTCAAGACCTTGTACCAGGCAACACCCACCCGTTGATTCAAATCAAGTTCATACAGGCGCTGAAAGTTCGATAGCTAATCCATTCAGTGACATCGACCACACTTGCTTCttagatcatcatcatcatcatcatcatttcagCTCCGGTAAAGAGTTCAGCGATGTTGGTGTTGCCAGTTATCACTTTCCGGCCTCCTATGGATACTCATCAGTGATGTCGCAAGACGAATCAGGCATTCATGACAGTGGAGTGATGAATCGCTACCAGTCTCCATTGGTTGCCTATCAAGGAAGCTCGAATGAGCTAAGGCAACCTTCGTGGGCTAAATTCTCTCAGCTGCTAAAATCCCCACTTTCTAAACAACAGTCGCAGTTCACTAACAACACTCTCTTCTGGAACGCTTCCGCTGCTGCCTCGGTTGGTGATGTGAAGTCGATCTTGTGTTCTCCAACACCTTCGCAATTTGTCATGCAGCCACAAACTACGTGCGGTAATCTCGCTGCCTGTAGG ATAAGTCCAGGAGGAGTTCAGGACTCATGTTCTTCCTCCACCAAGAAAACCGGAAGCGAGCCTGCAGTCAAAAAGCCCCGGATAGAAACACCTTCGCCATTGCCAACCTTTAAG GTGAGAAAGGAGAAATTAGGGGACAGAATCACTGCTCTACAGCAGCTAGTTTCGCCTTTTGGAAAG ACTGACACTGCATCGGTTCTCCAAGAAGCCATCGAATACATTAAGTTTCTTCATGATCAAGTCGGT GTTCTAAGCAGTCCATACTTGAAAGATGGACATCCCATGCAACACCAG ATATCGAGCAAGTCCAAGGATTGCGATGAAACGAAGCAAGACCTCAGAAGCCGAGGACTGTGTTTGGTTCCTATCACAAGCACGTACCTGGTGGCAAGCGAGACCACAGCAGACTTCTGGCACCCTACATTTGGAGGAAGCTTCAGATAG